In Corylus avellana chromosome ca2, CavTom2PMs-1.0, the following proteins share a genomic window:
- the LOC132168456 gene encoding uncharacterized protein LOC132168456: MDEGMMRFQERLIELETDAEHLLLARQQLVENDRVRNGTREALTALRKRARTTKTSVPSPFESIMKEIGGPEHRPLVKDVCATCGNHDFNERTWMMFPGTDMFSRIPFHAAHTILETDQARLDFDAKQLQSQMKEKALLISEKGALADKISPGVLKSLLSLSDKPQ, from the exons ATGGATGAGGGTATGATGCGATTCCAGGAGCGCCTCATCGAGCTTGAAACTGACGCTGAGCATCTTCTTTTAGCCCGGCAGCAG CTGGTTGAAAACGATAGAGTGAGAAATGGGACCAGGGAAGCACTTACTGCACTCAGGAAGAGGGCTCGAACAACAAAGACTAGTGTGCCGTCTCCATTTGAATCAATTATGAAGGAAATTGGGGGGCCTGAACATCGGCCCTTGGTGAAGGATGtatgtgccacatgtggcaACCATGACTTCAATGAGCGTACATGGATGATGTTCCCGGGGACTGATATGTTTTCTAGGATTCCATTTCATGCTGCTCACACCATCTTGGAAACAG ATCAAGCACGACTCGACTTTGATGCGAAACAACTACAGAGCCAGATGAAGGAGAAGGCCCTTTTGATTTCAGAAAAGGGTGCCCTTGCTGACAAGATCAGCCCAGGTGTACTCAAATCCCTCTTAAGCCTATCAGACAAACCACAGTAA
- the LOC132170606 gene encoding uncharacterized protein LOC132170606 has translation MISPFHKPLSAFALHKQLIQQFSSKHSVQMARSAVEEMSDSGAFMRTASTFRNIISRDPKSQFPAEVGRYHLYISYACPWASRCLAYLKIKGLDKAISFTSVKPMWERTKETDEHMGWVFPASETEEPGAEPDVFNGAKSIRELYELASTNYTGKYTVPVLWDKKLQTIVNNESSEIIRMFNTEFNDIAENAALDLYPSHLQAQINETNEWVYVGINNGVYKCGFARKQEPYEEAAKQLYEALDKCEEILGKQRYICGNTLSEADIRLFVTLIRFDEVYAVHFKCNKKLLREYSNLFNYTKDVFQMPGISSTVNMEHIRRHYYGSHPSINPFGIIPLGPDIDYSSPHDRERFSA, from the exons ATGATCTCTCCTTTCCACAAACCCCTCTCAGCATTTGCTCTACACAAGCAGCTCATCCAGCAATTCTCTTCCAAG CACTCTGTTCAAATGGCTCGATCTGCAGTAGAGGAGATGTCAGATTCTGGTGCTTTCATGAGAACTGCTTCAACATTCCGTAATATTATTTCACGAGATCCAAAATCCCAGTTTCCAGCAGAAGTTGGAAGGTATCATCTGTACATATCATATGCATGCCCATGGGCTTCCAGGTGCCTTGCATACTTGAAGATCAAAGGACTTGACAAAGCCATTTCTTTCACG TCAGTAAAACCCATGTGGGAAAGAACAAAGGAAACTGATGAGCATATGGGGTGGGTTTTCCCTGCTTCGGAGACAGAGGAACCAGGAGCTGAACCTGACGTTTTCAATGGAGCAAAAAGTATTAGAGAACTTTATGAGCTTGCTAGTACAAATTACACTGGAAAGTACACTGTTCCT GTACTATGGGATAAGAAACTCCAGACAATTGTTAATAATGAGAGTTCAGAGATAATCCGCATGTTTAATACTGAGTTCAATGATATAGCAGAGAATGCAGCCTTGGACCTTTATCCTTCTCACTTGCAAGCCCAAATTAATGAGACTAATGAATGGGTATACGTTGGGATAAACAATGGTGTCTATAAATGTGGGTTTGCAAGGAAGCAAGAGCCTTATGAAGAG GCTGCGAAACAATTGTATGAAGCTTTGGACAAATGTGAGGAGATACTTGGCAAGCAACGGTACATATGTGGGAACACACTGTCTGAAGCAGATATTCGATTGTTTGTCACCCTCATAAGATTTGATGAG GTTTATGCTGTCCACTTCAAGTGTAACAAGAAACTGCTAAGGGAGTACTCGAATCTCTTCAATTACACCAAAGACGTTTTTCAAATGCCTGGCATCAGTAGTACAGTCAACATGGAACACATCAGGCGGCATTACTATGGAAGCCATCCTTCTATTAATCCATTTGGCATCATTCCTCTTGGCCCTGACATTGACTACTCTTCTCCTCATGACAGAGAGAGGTTTTCTGCATAA
- the LOC132170328 gene encoding protein NARROW LEAF 1-like, translating to MERNRLDLRFHHSGSTQSEESALDLERNYCNYPNLPFSCSSPHQPFASGPQHSESSAAYFSWPTSSRLNDAAEDRANYFGNLQKEVLPEILGRLPTGQQATTLLELMTIRAFHSKILRRVSLGTAIGFRIRKGVLTNIPAILVFVAHKVHRQWLNHIQCLPAALEGPGGVWCDVDVVEFSYFGAPAPTPKEQLYTELVDGLRGSDPCVGSGSQVASQETYGTLGAIVQSRTGNRQVGFLTNRHVAVDLDYPNQKMFHPLPPSLGPGVYLGAVERATSFITDDLWYGIFAGTNPETFVRADGAFIPFTEDFNMNNVTTSVKGVGEIGDVNIIDLQSPINSLIGRQVVKVGRSSGLTTGTILAYALEYNDEKGICFFTDFLVVGENRQTFDLEGDSGSLILLTGQNREKPRPVGIIWGGTANRGRLKLKVGQPPENWTSGVDLGRLLDLLELDLITTSEGLQGALQEHMNASAAGMGSTVGESSPADRVQSKDKLEEIFEPLGLNLEQVPVESESYQEQNIPFLRTEFHIENGIETAPNVEHQFISSFAGRSPVHQNNQENHQPESNSLSALRNGSGEEIFVSLQLGEPESKRRKHSNSPFNINEPK from the exons ATGGAAAGGAACAGACTGGATTTAAGATTTCATCACTCGGGATCAACACAATCCGAGGAATCAGCTCTAGATTTGGAAAGGAACTACTGCAACTATCCTAATCTACCTTTCTCATGTTCATCGCCACATCAACCCTTTGCATCAGGTCCTCAGCATTCTGAGAGCAGTGCTGCCTACTTCTCATGGCCTACTTCAAGTCGATTAAATGATGCGGCAGAAGATAGGGCAAACTACTTTGGAAACCTTCAAAAGGAGGTGCTGCCTGAAATTCTGGGGCGGTTGCCAACAGGGCAGCAAGCTACCACCTTGCTTGAGCTGATGACCATTAGGGCATTTCATAGCAAGATCCTGCGTCGAGTTAGTCTTGGCACTGCAATTGGGTTTCGAATCCGAAAGGGTGTCCTGACAAATATCCCTGCTATTCTTGTCTTTGTTGCCCATAAAGTTCACAGGCAATGGCTCAACCACATCCAGTGTCTACCTGCCGCCCTTGAG GGGCCAGGAGGTGTATGGTGTGATGTGGATGTTGTGGAATTCTCCTATTTTGGTGCGCCTGCTCCAACTCCTAAAGAACAATTATATACAGAGCTTGTAGATGGCTTGAGGGGAAGTGATCCATGTGTTGGTTCTGGCTCCCAG GTTGCAAGCCAAGAGACATATGGAACCTTGGGTGCTATTGTGCAAAGCCGAACAGGAAATAGGCAGGTTGGTTTCCTCACAAATCGCCATGTGGCAGTTGATTTGGACTACCCAAACCAGAAAATGTTTCATCCGTTGCCACCCAGCCTTGGACCTGGAGTGTATCTTGGTGCTGTGGAGAGGGCAACATCATTTATTACGGATGATCTTTGGTATGGCATCTTTGCTGGAACAAACCCAG AAACATTCGTACGAGCTGATGGGGCCTTCATACCTTTTACAGAAGATTTTAACATGAACAACGTAACTACATCTGTTAAAGGTGTGGGTGAGATTGGTGATGTCAACATTATAGATTTGCAATCTCCCATTAACAGTCTCATTGGAAGGCAAGTGGTCAAAGTTGGAAGAAGTTCTGGGTTGACTACTGGGACCATACTGGCCTATGCCCTAGAATACAATGATGAAAAAGGGATTTGTTTCTTTACTGATTTTCTTGTTGTTGGAGAGAATCGGCAGACCTTTGATCTTGAAGGTGATAGTGGAAGCCTCATTCTCTTAACTGGTCAGAATAGGGAGAAGCCTCGACCGGTTGGGATCATTTGGGGTGGGACGGCTAACCGGGGTCGACTAAAACTAAAAGTTGGACAACCCCCAGAAAACTGGACTAGTGGAGTTGATCTTGGGCGCCTTCTTGACCTCCTTGAACTTGATCTCATCACAACCAGTGAAGGGCTTCAAG GTGCGTTGCAAGAGCATATGAATGCTTCAGCAGCAGGGATGGGTTCTACAGTTGGGGAGTCATCTCCTGCTGACCGGGTGCAATCAAAAGATAAACTTGAAGAGATCTTTGAACCACTTGGTTTGAATCTCGAGCAAGTTCCAGTCGAAAGCGAGTCCTATCAGGAACAGAATATACCGTTCCTGCGTACGGAGTTTCACATAGAAAATGGGATTGAAACAGCTCCAAATGTGGAGCACCAGTTCATTTCAAGTTTTGCGGGCAGATCTCCGGTTCATCAAAACAACCAAGAGAATCATCAACCAGAATCCAATAGTCTCTCAGCATTGAGGAATGGCTCTGGTGAAgagatttttgtttctttgcaGTTAGGTGAGCCCGAatcaaagagaagaaagcaTTCTAATTCCCCGTTTAACATCAATGAACCAAAATGA